In the Nitrospirales bacterium LBB_01 genome, one interval contains:
- a CDS encoding response regulator: MENGLILLIEDETQMLRFLRITLKGHGYKLVEAVTGREGLMQAAMRNPDVILLDLGLPDLDGLEVIKQLRDWSDVSIIVISAREQEEDKIRALDTGADDYLTKPFSAGELLARIRVALRHKMYASQGQKEHTFTVYNLKVDLSTRQVFINDVEIHLTPIEYNLLAILIKNAGKVVTHSQLLKEVWGVNYKDQTQYLRVYMAQLRRKLESDPARPKFLINEPAIGYRLKLSE; this comes from the coding sequence ATGGAAAACGGTCTGATACTTTTGATAGAGGACGAAACACAAATGCTCCGATTTTTGAGAATTACGCTTAAAGGACATGGTTACAAGCTTGTTGAGGCTGTTACCGGTAGAGAGGGGTTGATGCAGGCGGCAATGCGTAATCCAGACGTCATACTGCTTGACCTTGGCCTTCCCGATTTAGACGGTCTTGAGGTAATAAAACAGCTTCGTGACTGGAGTGACGTTTCTATCATAGTTATTTCAGCAAGAGAACAGGAGGAGGATAAAATCAGGGCTTTGGATACAGGAGCAGACGACTATCTCACAAAACCGTTCAGTGCCGGCGAACTGCTTGCCCGCATACGAGTTGCTCTTCGGCACAAGATGTATGCTTCACAGGGACAGAAAGAGCACACATTTACCGTTTATAACTTGAAGGTTGATCTTTCTACCAGGCAAGTATTTATAAATGATGTTGAAATTCATCTAACCCCAATTGAGTATAACCTTTTAGCGATTTTGATTAAAAATGCAGGGAAAGTGGTAACTCATTCCCAACTTCTTAAAGAAGTCTGGGGGGTAAATTATAAAGACCAAACCCAATACCTAAGAGTTTACATGGCTCAACTTCGTCGAAAACTTGAATCAGATCCTGCACGCCCAAAATTTCTAATCAATGAACCGGCAATAGGCTATAGACTCAAGTTAAGCGAATAA
- a CDS encoding DsrE family protein, whose translation MGLNKFLPKKIIVTLCTILFSVLPATIAMPTSYPPSTDNIRIDIPVKQVDSKVVVNIGNDIMSGDLPLGIKYMTRIVKRFIDKNVNWKLSGVFYEKAGYMLLKDDIYNTKRQVSTGNPYKALILNLIKEGVSIEICALTMKAAGYTNNNLIEGVKVIDSAELRIIQLVQEHYIQIVP comes from the coding sequence ATGGGTTTAAATAAGTTTTTACCAAAAAAAATAATAGTTACTTTATGTACAATACTTTTTTCTGTGTTACCAGCAACTATTGCTATGCCGACATCTTACCCTCCTTCTACAGATAACATTAGAATTGACATACCAGTCAAACAGGTAGATTCCAAGGTAGTTGTTAATATAGGCAACGACATTATGTCAGGAGATTTACCACTTGGCATCAAATATATGACAAGAATAGTGAAAAGATTCATAGATAAAAATGTTAACTGGAAACTCTCAGGAGTTTTTTACGAAAAAGCCGGTTATATGCTTCTTAAAGATGATATTTATAATACAAAACGGCAGGTGTCAACAGGAAACCCGTATAAGGCTCTAATTTTAAATTTAATAAAAGAGGGTGTGTCAATCGAAATATGTGCGTTAACAATGAAAGCAGCCGGTTACACAAACAATAACCTTATTGAGGGCGTAAAAGTAATTGATTCTGCTGAGCTCCGGATTATTCAACTTGTACAAGAGCATTATATTCAGATTGTTCCATAA
- the bioA gene encoding adenosylmethionine--8-amino-7-oxononanoate transaminase, whose translation MRDWINDTPIVITEGRDCFIKDTYGRWYIDGVSSMWVNIHGHARKEINAALINQLSHISHSTLLGLANEPSVEFAGKLVSLISEHLKTDKLNKVFYSDNGSTAVEAALKMAFQYMQHTKKCADAVFVTLGNGYHGDTIGAVSAGGIDLFHKTYAPLLFKTIKAPSPYCFSCPDGILSDETDAPSKYRCTADGEFPCLTKLRNILEHLTPNVAAVLIEPLIQAAGGMITAPVGYLKAVRNLCTKFDTLLIADEVATGFGRTGTMFACEHEGVVPDILCLSKGITGGYLPLAVTIATEKVYNAFLGEFAEMKTFFNGHSYTGNQLGCAAALASLEIFEKDNVLNNLKPKIKILRDWLNSIFNHPHVSDVRVYGLMAGIELIKDKATMEPFQFEEKAGWQVAHEARKRSVFIRPLGNVLVIMPPLAISQENLSAMLIRIEKSIDAAFK comes from the coding sequence ATGAGAGACTGGATAAACGACACTCCCATTGTGATAACTGAGGGGCGTGATTGTTTTATTAAGGATACGTACGGCAGATGGTACATTGACGGGGTGTCCTCTATGTGGGTAAATATTCACGGGCACGCAAGAAAAGAAATTAATGCCGCTCTTATAAATCAGCTTTCGCACATTTCTCATTCCACACTGTTAGGGCTTGCCAATGAGCCATCTGTTGAATTTGCCGGAAAACTCGTAAGCCTCATAAGTGAGCACCTTAAAACCGACAAACTTAACAAGGTGTTTTATTCCGATAACGGCTCAACAGCAGTTGAGGCGGCGTTAAAGATGGCATTTCAGTACATGCAGCACACAAAGAAATGCGCAGATGCTGTCTTTGTGACCCTTGGAAACGGCTATCACGGAGACACTATAGGCGCAGTTAGCGCAGGCGGAATTGATTTGTTTCATAAGACTTATGCTCCACTGCTTTTTAAGACCATTAAAGCGCCCTCACCGTACTGTTTTAGCTGCCCTGACGGCATACTCTCGGACGAAACCGATGCACCGTCTAAATACAGATGCACAGCAGACGGGGAGTTCCCTTGTCTTACAAAATTAAGGAATATTTTAGAGCATTTAACGCCTAATGTGGCGGCAGTTTTGATAGAACCGCTGATTCAGGCCGCAGGCGGCATGATAACAGCTCCCGTGGGGTATTTAAAAGCTGTGCGCAATCTCTGCACTAAGTTTGACACGCTTTTGATAGCCGATGAGGTGGCTACCGGATTTGGCAGAACCGGTACAATGTTTGCCTGTGAGCATGAGGGCGTTGTGCCGGATATTTTGTGCTTGTCTAAGGGTATAACGGGTGGCTACCTGCCACTTGCCGTAACAATTGCTACTGAGAAAGTCTATAATGCTTTCTTAGGTGAATTTGCCGAAATGAAAACTTTCTTTAACGGCCACTCTTACACCGGAAACCAACTTGGCTGCGCCGCAGCGCTGGCCTCGCTGGAGATTTTTGAAAAAGACAATGTGCTCAATAACCTCAAGCCAAAAATAAAAATTCTCAGAGACTGGTTAAACTCAATATTTAATCACCCTCATGTTTCCGATGTGAGAGTTTATGGCTTGATGGCAGGCATTGAACTGATAAAGGACAAGGCAACTATGGAGCCTTTCCAGTTTGAAGAAAAAGCAGGATGGCAAGTCGCCCATGAGGCTCGCAAACGGTCGGTATTTATCAGACCGCTTGGTAATGTCTTGGTGATTATGCCTCCTCTTGCAATATCTCAAGAAAACCTCTCAGCTATGCTCATCCGCATTGAAAAATCAATTGATGCTGCTTTTAAGTAA
- a CDS encoding CfrBI family restriction endonuclease produces the protein MTLTEEVAKNIIKKLLKGDDYRIEIVTLINAEFLQFAIDFFKNIVDAKLNNMDITVDWYKRAFLNPDLPAKEIAINSGLNKKTIHNMFNSSTKEIVINASNEHYDLLYESIRNVVDNEHDLELTLTIKFKGVSVDLNVSESLIVVNTLAVKRAELRGGLWSAAGKRVEKPLMQTLCKLYGVPEQNYALRIKGKEIEDDDFNREIYFYLVYGKNQYKCEVKLMGRANPESADAVIARDSKVFVADKLSDTNKKQLNSLSVQWVELRSNGGFERFDTVLKNLKIPHTKLPANIDNELVVIFKEIFK, from the coding sequence ATGACACTAACTGAAGAGGTTGCTAAAAATATAATTAAAAAATTACTAAAAGGTGATGATTATAGAATTGAAATTGTAACTCTTATCAATGCTGAGTTTTTGCAGTTTGCGATTGATTTTTTCAAGAATATAGTTGATGCAAAATTAAATAATATGGATATTACCGTTGATTGGTATAAAAGAGCATTTCTAAATCCAGACTTGCCTGCAAAAGAAATAGCTATCAATTCTGGTTTAAATAAAAAGACTATTCACAATATGTTTAATTCCTCTACCAAAGAAATTGTTATTAATGCTTCAAATGAACACTATGACTTGTTATATGAATCCATAAGAAACGTAGTTGATAATGAACACGACCTTGAACTAACACTAACAATTAAATTTAAAGGTGTTAGCGTTGACCTTAATGTCAGTGAAAGTTTGATAGTTGTAAACACTTTAGCGGTAAAAAGAGCTGAGTTGAGGGGCGGCCTTTGGAGTGCTGCCGGAAAAAGAGTTGAAAAACCGTTGATGCAGACACTCTGCAAGTTATACGGTGTGCCTGAACAAAACTATGCCTTAAGGATAAAAGGAAAAGAGATTGAAGATGATGATTTTAATAGAGAAATATATTTTTACTTAGTTTATGGAAAAAATCAGTATAAATGCGAAGTGAAATTAATGGGACGTGCAAATCCAGAAAGTGCGGATGCCGTCATAGCGAGAGACAGTAAGGTTTTTGTTGCTGACAAACTGTCTGACACTAATAAAAAGCAGCTGAACAGTTTAAGCGTCCAGTGGGTTGAACTAAGAAGTAATGGCGGCTTTGAAAGATTTGATACGGTATTAAAAAACTTAAAAATTCCACACACAAAGTTACCAGCCAATATAGACAACGAATTAGTAGTGATATTCAAAGAAATATTTAAATAA
- a CDS encoding restriction endonuclease subunit M translates to MNRSVLNKQIDSDRIGSLKNNTAALLSFLQDQNDSTIVYMLQKLGRLENGFSKQPLLNLLSRNNETIRSLAIKNLAKIGDISLLDTFIDFAKQDESTEVRRESVSAIGRLRNEKTIPILIKLLSDRDPKVVLQAIRGLLVFANNTQVKDELSKLLDHPNELIKEVIGKEINGVSYDCKTNGKHDEFPISLKNAIVHGDVVEILKYVPDESIHLTFTSPPYYNARDYSIYQSYDEYLKFLEEVFKGVHRITKEGRFFVLNTSPIIIPRVSRAHSSKRYPIPYDIHPLLVKMGWEFIDDIVWVKPEASVKNRNAGFAQHRKPLGYKPNAISEMLMVYRKKTDKLIDWNIHQYDLDKVRNSKVSDKFETSNVWFVDPTFDRIHSAVFPLELCNRVIKYYSFVGDLIFDPFAGSGTLGRAAANLDQHFFLTEKEPKYISRMKEDLINKGNLFNSKDSQPKFLDIKNFIALIKGKI, encoded by the coding sequence ATGAATCGTTCAGTATTAAATAAGCAAATAGATAGTGATAGGATAGGCAGCTTGAAAAATAATACAGCTGCTCTTCTATCTTTTTTGCAAGATCAAAACGACAGCACTATAGTTTATATGCTGCAGAAGTTAGGCAGGTTAGAAAATGGTTTCAGCAAACAACCTTTGTTAAATTTATTAAGCCGCAATAATGAAACAATTCGCTCTCTTGCTATAAAAAATCTTGCAAAAATAGGTGACATATCCTTGCTTGACACTTTCATTGACTTTGCAAAACAAGATGAAAGCACAGAGGTTAGACGCGAGTCAGTCTCTGCTATTGGACGATTAAGAAACGAAAAAACGATACCAATCTTGATTAAATTGCTATCTGACAGAGACCCAAAAGTTGTGCTGCAAGCCATTAGGGGTTTGCTTGTTTTTGCAAATAATACTCAAGTAAAAGATGAATTATCAAAACTACTTGATCATCCTAACGAGTTAATTAAAGAAGTTATTGGTAAAGAAATAAATGGAGTAAGCTATGATTGCAAAACCAATGGAAAGCATGATGAGTTTCCGATCTCTCTTAAAAATGCGATTGTGCATGGCGATGTTGTAGAAATATTGAAATACGTCCCTGATGAATCCATTCATCTTACTTTTACTTCACCACCATATTATAATGCCAGAGATTATTCAATTTATCAGAGTTATGATGAGTATTTGAAATTTTTAGAAGAAGTTTTTAAAGGGGTTCATCGCATTACTAAGGAGGGCAGATTTTTTGTGCTTAATACATCTCCGATTATTATTCCAAGAGTGAGCAGGGCTCACTCAAGCAAAAGATACCCTATTCCTTATGATATTCATCCGTTATTAGTAAAAATGGGCTGGGAATTTATTGATGATATTGTATGGGTAAAACCTGAGGCAAGTGTAAAAAATAGAAATGCTGGTTTTGCGCAGCACAGAAAGCCCTTAGGGTATAAACCAAACGCTATCTCTGAAATGCTTATGGTTTATAGGAAAAAAACAGATAAACTAATTGATTGGAATATACACCAATATGACTTGGACAAGGTTAGAAATAGTAAGGTTTCAGACAAGTTTGAAACTTCAAATGTTTGGTTTGTAGATCCAACTTTTGATAGGATCCATAGTGCAGTTTTTCCTTTAGAATTATGTAATAGAGTTATAAAATATTATTCATTTGTTGGTGATTTAATTTTTGATCCTTTTGCTGGGAGTGGAACACTTGGCCGAGCTGCTGCTAATTTAGACCAACATTTCTTTTTAACAGAAAAAGAGCCAAAATATATAAGCCGTATGAAAGAAGACTTGATTAACAAGGGAAATCTATTTAACTCAAAAGACTCGCAGCCAAAATTTCTTGATATCAAAAATTTTATAGCGCTCATTAAAGGAAAAATATGA
- a CDS encoding uracil-DNA glycosylase: MNANRIDCFKCRNFYITWDSKFPYGCRGLGFKSKGLPSRDVKAASGTDCLKFVRKPEVRK, encoded by the coding sequence ATGAACGCAAACAGAATAGACTGTTTTAAGTGCAGGAATTTCTATATAACATGGGACAGCAAGTTCCCGTACGGCTGCCGTGGGCTTGGTTTTAAGAGCAAAGGGCTGCCATCAAGAGATGTTAAGGCTGCCTCTGGGACTGATTGTCTCAAGTTTGTTAGAAAACCAGAAGTGCGTAAATAA
- a CDS encoding TrpB-like pyridoxal phosphate-dependent enzyme → MNTTKIVLDEKDMPRKWYNIMADMPNLPAAPLHPATRKPVGPDDLSVIFPMSLIEQEVTQERWIDIPEEVLNIYTLWRPSPLYRAYRLEKHLGTPAKIYYKYEGVSPAGSHKTNTSVPQAYYNKQAGIKRIATETGAGQWGSAMSMACKFFGLDVTVYMVRVSYNQKPYRRIMMETWGGKVFASPSTQTESGKAILSADPENPGSLGIAISEAVEDAATHKDTNYALGSVLNHVVLHQTVIGLELKKQFELINEYPDVVIGCCGGGSNLGGVSFPFIHDKINGKQVRVIAVEPESCPTLTKGEFRYDFGDSAGLTPLLMMYTLGHNFMPPGIHAGGLRYHADSPLVSQLVHDKLIEAVAYGQTKVFGAAVTFAQTEGIIPAPESSHAICAAIDEAVRAKEEGKEKTIVFNLSGHGYLDMTAYADFIDGKIIDSPYPVEKIKEALNKLPVIK, encoded by the coding sequence ATGAATACTACAAAAATCGTATTAGATGAAAAGGATATGCCGCGCAAGTGGTACAACATAATGGCTGATATGCCTAATCTTCCCGCTGCACCCCTTCATCCTGCAACCAGAAAACCCGTTGGGCCTGATGACTTATCGGTTATTTTTCCGATGTCACTCATTGAGCAGGAGGTAACTCAAGAGAGGTGGATAGATATTCCAGAGGAGGTACTTAACATTTATACACTGTGGAGACCAAGCCCGCTCTACCGTGCCTACAGGCTTGAAAAGCACCTCGGAACTCCGGCTAAGATTTATTATAAGTACGAGGGAGTGAGTCCTGCTGGAAGCCATAAGACAAACACGTCTGTTCCTCAAGCATACTACAATAAACAAGCCGGTATAAAGCGAATTGCAACAGAGACCGGAGCAGGTCAGTGGGGCTCTGCGATGTCTATGGCATGTAAATTCTTTGGCCTTGATGTAACCGTCTATATGGTAAGGGTTAGCTATAATCAAAAACCCTACAGGCGCATTATGATGGAAACATGGGGCGGTAAAGTATTTGCAAGCCCAAGCACTCAGACTGAATCTGGCAAAGCGATTCTCTCAGCCGACCCTGAAAATCCCGGAAGCCTTGGCATTGCAATATCTGAGGCTGTTGAAGATGCCGCTACACATAAGGATACAAACTATGCGCTTGGATCGGTTCTTAACCATGTAGTGCTTCATCAAACAGTAATTGGTCTTGAATTAAAGAAACAGTTTGAATTAATCAATGAATACCCGGATGTTGTGATAGGGTGCTGCGGAGGCGGTAGTAACCTGGGCGGCGTGAGTTTTCCGTTTATCCATGATAAGATAAACGGTAAGCAAGTGCGCGTTATTGCGGTAGAACCGGAGTCCTGCCCAACATTAACCAAAGGTGAATTCAGATATGATTTTGGAGACTCGGCAGGACTTACCCCGCTTCTTATGATGTACACACTGGGGCACAATTTTATGCCACCTGGGATTCATGCTGGAGGTCTCAGATACCATGCCGATTCACCGTTGGTCTCTCAACTTGTCCATGACAAACTGATTGAGGCTGTAGCATATGGGCAGACAAAAGTGTTCGGGGCAGCCGTTACCTTTGCTCAAACAGAGGGGATAATACCGGCTCCTGAGAGTTCTCATGCCATCTGTGCCGCCATTGATGAGGCGGTAAGGGCTAAGGAGGAGGGTAAGGAAAAGACGATAGTCTTTAACCTCAGCGGCCACGGTTATCTTGATATGACAGCCTATGCCGATTTCATAGACGGCAAGATTATTGATTCCCCATATCCGGTTGAAAAAATAAAAGAAGCCCTGAATAAACTTCCGGTTATAAAGTAA
- a CDS encoding BrnT family toxin, with the protein MFEWSEEKRLKVLKERKLDFIDAQLLFDGRSLNTVPSPRDTEERWLSVGEINGRLIAVVWTKRDDAIRIITMRRARDEERRAYCMLHN; encoded by the coding sequence ATATTTGAATGGTCTGAGGAGAAACGGCTTAAGGTTTTAAAGGAACGAAAACTGGATTTTATAGATGCCCAGCTTTTGTTCGACGGACGAAGCTTAAACACTGTTCCATCGCCAAGAGACACAGAAGAGAGATGGCTCAGCGTAGGGGAAATAAACGGTCGGCTTATTGCCGTTGTGTGGACAAAACGGGATGACGCTATCCGTATTATCACCATGAGGAGGGCAAGAGATGAAGAAAGAAGAGCATATTGTATGCTACACAACTGA
- a CDS encoding BrnA antitoxin family protein, translating to MKKEEHIVCYTTEELIAMRERGENRTDWAKVDAMTEEELEASIAADPDDVHEELDWTQAFVGLPPGKKHINIRVDADVLDWFRSKGRGYQTYMNSVLRAFVASKAKSGQDNVNHAKKG from the coding sequence ATGAAGAAAGAAGAGCATATTGTATGCTACACAACTGAAGAGCTTATCGCTATGCGTGAGCGCGGCGAGAACCGCACCGATTGGGCAAAGGTTGACGCCATGACAGAGGAGGAGCTGGAGGCAAGCATTGCCGCCGATCCCGACGATGTGCATGAGGAATTAGACTGGACGCAAGCATTTGTAGGATTGCCCCCGGGAAAGAAGCATATCAATATCCGTGTGGATGCCGATGTGCTTGACTGGTTCCGCAGCAAGGGCAGGGGATACCAAACCTACATGAACAGCGTGTTACGCGCCTTTGTAGCATCAAAAGCGAAAAGCGGACAAGATAACGTAAACCATGCTAAAAAGGGTTGA
- a CDS encoding DUF2442 domain-containing protein → MNPRVKEVYSNNDYTLRIIFDNGEVGIFDVTPYLDKGIFKQLRDRSMFNSAKVFLGTVQWVNGLDFCPDTIYLESKKHLD, encoded by the coding sequence ATGAACCCAAGAGTCAAAGAAGTTTACTCAAATAATGATTATACATTAAGAATCATATTTGACAATGGCGAGGTGGGAATATTTGACGTCACACCTTATTTGGATAAAGGCATTTTTAAGCAGCTAAGAGACCGCAGCATGTTTAATTCCGCTAAGGTTTTTTTAGGAACTGTCCAATGGGTGAATGGTTTGGATTTTTGCCCGGATACAATATATTTAGAAAGTAAAAAACACTTAGATTAA
- a CDS encoding DUF4160 domain-containing protein, which yields MAVISMFYGIIISLYFFDNRQHKLPHIHVRYQGSEAVFSISDGALMEGQLPLSKTRLVQAWIEIHRDDLLADWELASTGQEIFKIEPLR from the coding sequence ATGGCTGTTATATCAATGTTTTATGGCATAATTATATCGCTGTATTTTTTCGATAACAGACAGCATAAATTACCACACATTCATGTTCGCTATCAGGGGAGTGAAGCAGTGTTTTCAATATCGGACGGAGCATTGATGGAGGGACAATTACCGCTAAGTAAAACACGTCTGGTCCAGGCTTGGATAGAAATACATAGAGATGATTTATTGGCAGACTGGGAGCTTGCCTCTACAGGCCAAGAGATATTTAAAATAGAGCCTTTAAGATAA
- the selB gene encoding selenocysteine-specific translation elongation factor, with protein MRYAVLGTAGHIDHGKSSLVKAMTGVDPDRLKEEKQRGITIDLGFAELKYAEATVGIVDVPGHEKLIKNMLAGAQGIDMVLFVIAADESIMPQSREHLAICNLLGIKTGIVAITKCDLVDPEFLSLVIEDVRQFVSGTFLESADIIPVSAKDGTNIDNLKKMIGDLAMKTMPKSNGGIFRLPVDRVFTLKGFGTVVTGTAISGVIRVDDQIEVHPPGIKTKVRGLHSHNEPITIGVAGQRIAVNLQGVDRDDLSRGNLLTEQGRGIRTKRLDVKISLLKNAVALDGKAIVHFHIGTSELTARLIVYGGGKIQPGESACCQIRLKEPITAMVNDRFIIRRFSPVETIGGGVVLDILPPIRGKDITSLEIYEKGTLEQKISEKVRRTALTGFLRRQLHSWINEDVKNIDAVIEKLKQNFIIIEVSDILYHTETIKALESKVAALLKDFHKSNPLKAGISKDELCGKFKAIDSKTFFKILPTFTHLVLDKDIVRLKSFNPTLTADDENVRSVIVKMLKAAGFQPPLKEEIAAKLTLKVTAVSDILKLMVSDGTISRINDSIYLLKEDYDKMLTALKDFAKNKTEISVSEFRDLLQTSRKYALPFLEHLDGKKITMRIGETRKIIGGG; from the coding sequence ATGAGATACGCAGTTCTTGGCACAGCAGGGCACATAGACCACGGTAAGAGTTCCCTTGTTAAGGCTATGACGGGAGTTGACCCTGACAGGCTCAAAGAGGAAAAACAGCGCGGCATAACTATTGACCTTGGGTTTGCCGAGTTAAAGTACGCAGAGGCAACGGTGGGGATTGTTGATGTGCCGGGACACGAAAAACTCATTAAAAACATGCTTGCAGGCGCTCAGGGCATAGATATGGTGCTTTTTGTAATTGCAGCAGATGAAAGCATTATGCCCCAAAGCAGAGAACATCTTGCTATTTGTAACCTGCTTGGCATTAAGACCGGTATTGTGGCAATTACCAAGTGCGATTTAGTTGACCCAGAGTTTCTATCGCTTGTCATTGAAGATGTTCGGCAGTTTGTAAGCGGTACATTTTTAGAAAGCGCCGACATCATACCGGTATCCGCTAAGGATGGCACTAATATTGACAATCTAAAAAAAATGATAGGCGATCTTGCAATGAAAACTATGCCAAAATCCAACGGAGGCATATTTCGTCTTCCTGTTGACAGAGTGTTTACGCTAAAGGGCTTTGGCACTGTTGTAACCGGAACGGCAATATCGGGTGTGATACGGGTTGACGACCAGATAGAGGTGCATCCCCCTGGGATTAAAACCAAAGTGCGGGGGCTGCATAGCCATAACGAGCCTATAACCATAGGAGTAGCCGGTCAGCGCATAGCAGTAAATCTTCAGGGAGTTGACAGGGATGACTTAAGCCGCGGTAATCTTTTGACAGAACAGGGTAGGGGGATTAGAACTAAGCGCCTTGATGTTAAAATCTCACTGCTTAAGAACGCTGTGGCTTTGGATGGTAAGGCAATTGTCCATTTTCATATAGGAACGTCAGAGTTAACGGCACGACTGATAGTCTATGGAGGAGGGAAAATTCAACCCGGTGAGAGCGCCTGCTGCCAGATTCGCTTGAAAGAACCCATTACGGCAATGGTTAATGACAGATTTATCATAAGGAGATTTTCTCCGGTTGAGACCATAGGCGGAGGTGTCGTGCTTGACATTTTACCGCCCATCAGAGGAAAAGACATAACGAGCCTTGAGATTTATGAAAAAGGCACGCTGGAACAAAAAATTTCAGAAAAGGTCAGACGGACAGCTCTGACAGGCTTTTTACGCCGACAGCTCCACAGTTGGATTAACGAAGACGTCAAAAACATAGATGCTGTTATAGAAAAGTTAAAGCAAAACTTTATAATTATAGAAGTTTCTGATATTTTGTACCATACTGAAACGATAAAAGCACTGGAGTCAAAAGTGGCCGCATTGCTAAAAGATTTCCATAAGTCTAATCCCCTTAAAGCAGGGATTTCCAAAGACGAACTCTGTGGAAAGTTTAAAGCAATTGATTCAAAAACGTTTTTTAAAATTCTGCCGACTTTTACCCACCTTGTATTAGACAAAGACATAGTGCGGTTAAAATCTTTTAATCCCACACTTACCGCTGATGATGAAAATGTTCGTTCGGTGATAGTCAAGATGCTTAAGGCTGCCGGATTTCAACCGCCGCTTAAAGAGGAAATCGCTGCAAAGCTCACATTAAAAGTAACTGCTGTCTCAGATATTTTAAAACTCATGGTCTCAGACGGAACGATTAGCAGAATAAACGATTCTATATATCTTTTAAAAGAAGACTACGATAAAATGCTTACCGCTTTAAAGGATTTTGCAAAGAATAAAACCGAAATAAGTGTCTCAGAATTCAGAGACCTCCTGCAAACCTCAAGAAAGTACGCACTCCCTTTCCTTGAACATCTTGACGGTAAAAAAATAACTATGAGAATTGGCGAGACCAGAAAGATTATTGGAGGAGGTTAA